A stretch of the Argentina anserina chromosome 6, drPotAnse1.1, whole genome shotgun sequence genome encodes the following:
- the LOC126797866 gene encoding heterogeneous nuclear ribonucleoprotein Q: MPKTKENAAGDATERPVESEERVDFDGDNDQEEIVEEEIEYEEVEEEEEVEEEEEEEEEEEEEDPEEEEEEENKGGGVESNGKNSTDGDEEMKPAEAEEEEDKKIHAELLALPQHGSEVYLGGIPHDASEEDLRAFCESIGEVTGVRIMKGKDSGEAKGYAFVTFRNKDLASKAIEELNNSQLKGKKIKCSTSQAKHRLFIGNVPRHWGEENMKKAVTDIGPGVISVELLKEPQNSSRNRGFAFIEYYNHACADYSRQKMSTSKFKLDTNAPTVSWADPKNAESSSSSQVKAVYVKNLPKDITQDDLKKLFDHHGKITKVVVPPAKAGQEKSRYGFVHFTDRSSAMKALQNTEKYEIGGQVLECSLAKPQADQKSSGASNHQKSAPLPTFPPHIGYGMVGGGPYGGLGGYGGGAGFAQPLIYGRGPTPAGMAMMPMLLPDGRIGYVLQQPGVQPHAPPPQSRGGRSGGSSGGRRSNDSNRGRSRYNPY, encoded by the exons ATGCCTAAAACAAAGGAAAATGCTGCCGGAGATGCAACTGAAAGGCCTGTAGAATCTGAAGAGCGGGTGGACTTTGATGGGGACAATGATCAGGAGGAAATAGTAGAAGAAGAGATTGAGTATGAGGAAgtagaggaagaggaggaagtggaagaagaagaagaagaagaagaagaagaggaagaggaagatccagaagaggaggaagaggaagagaacaAGGGAGGTGGTGTTGAATCCAATGGGAAAAATAGCACAGATGGTGATGAAGAGATGAAACCTGCAGAGgcagaggaggaagaggataAAAAGATACATGCTGAGCTTCTTGCACTCCCTCAGCATGGTTCAGAGGTGTATCTTGGTGGTATTCCTCATGATGCGTCTGAAGAGGATTTAAGGGCCTTTTGTGAATCTATTGGAGAAGTGACTGGG GTTAGAATAATGAAGGGAAAAGATTCTGGTGAGGCCAAAGGTTATGCTTTTGTAACTTTCAGAAACAAGGACCTAGCTTCTAAGGCAATAGAGGAACTGAATAACTCTCAATTAAAG GGAAAAAAGATCAAGTGCTCTACATCGCAAGCCAAGCATAGGCTATTCATTGGAAATGTTCCCAGGCATTGGGGGGaggaaaatatgaaaaaggCTGTAACTGATATAGGGCCTGGAGTTATCTCTGTGGAACTGCTGAAG GAACCACAGAACTCCAGTCGGAACCGAGGATTTGCTTTTATCGAGTATTATAATCATGCATGTGCAGACTACTCTAGACAAAAGATGTCAACCTCAAAGTTCAAGCTTGATACTAATGCTCCAACTGTGAGTTGGGCGGATCCCAAGAATGCAGaatcctcttcttcctcacaG GTTAAGGCAGTGTATGTCAAAAATCTACCAAAAGACATTACTCAGGATGATCTAAAAAAGCTTTTTGACCATCATGGAAAGATCACAAAGGTCGTTGTCCCACCTGCAAAAGCAGGGCAGGAGAAAAGCAGATATGGTTTTGTGCACTTCACAGACAGGTCCAGTGCCATGAAGGCATTGCAGAACactgaaaaatatgaaattggtG GTCAAGTTTTGGAGTGTTCTTTGGCAAAACCACAAGCAGATCAGAAATCTTCTGGTGCATCAAATCATCAGAAGTCAGCTCCACTTCCAACATTTCCACCACATATTGGTTATGGCATGGTAGGGGGTGGTCCATATGGTGGCTTGGGTGGATATGGTGGTGGTGCAGGATTTGCACAA CCACTGATTTATGGGAGGGGACCTACTCCTGCTGGTATGGCGATGATGCCTATGCTTTTGCCTGATGGAAGAATTGGATATGTCCT CCAACAGCCTGGAGTACAACCACATGCCCCTCCACCGCAATCCCGAGGTGGAAGAAGTGGTGGCAGCTCAGGTGGAAGGCGCAGCAATGACAGCAACCGTGGCCGTAGTCGCTACAATCCATATTGA
- the LOC126799697 gene encoding uncharacterized protein At3g28850 has product MGCVSSKLFKNDLREEVIITHGAGQCLNHVVSLTSSTYGLLSLDKDPVVVSENLNFKKLSPKKEDPEVINAWELMEGLEEAVPVKKSSPKSRSVLRGFADFDARSPLKLLNQFGSPMKGRRVGGKENKVGRGYSPKGGVKSNIGAEDSCKKALNLSPVVKGSPISAKRRSFGSDSCRRKSFSPLFDPELVAEYEKELSEEEEQIKRIVLPSPKTRKMRYSNRDSESMLKLFEKKCPPAGENAIVIYTTTLRGIRKTYEDCNNVRSIVESHLVRVLERDISMDSGFKEEIRGLMGSKDVRVPLVFVKGRLIGGADEIVKLEEEGKLGVLFDGIPKALVGCQGCAGMRFVMCVECNGSCKVLDEGQKKMVKCDECNENGLIHCPLCC; this is encoded by the coding sequence ATGGgctgtgtttcttccaaactgttCAAGAATGATCTCAGAGAAGAAGTGATTATCACCCACGGCGCCGGCCAGTGCCTCAACCATGTGGTCTCCCTCACTTCCAGCACTTATGGCCTTCTCAGTCTGGATAAAGACCCAGTTGTTGTTTCCGAGAATTTGAACTTCAAGAAATTGTCTCCGAAAAAGGAAGATCCGGAGGTTATCAATGCGTGGGAACTGATGGAGGGGCTGGAGGAGGCGGTGCCGGTGAAGAAGAGTAGTCCTAAGTCAAGGTCTGTTCTTCGGGGGTTCGCGGATTTTGATGCGAGGAGTCCGTTGAAGTTGCTGAACCAGTTTGGGTCGCCGATGAAGGGGAGAAGAGTTGGGGGGAAGGAGAATAAGGTGGGGAGAGGGTATAGTCCCAAAGGTGGGGTGAAGTCGAATATTGGGGCGGAGGATTCTTGCAAGAAGGCGCTGAATCTGAGTCCGGTGGTGAAAGGGTCTCCGATTTCTGCGAAAAGGAGGAGTTTTGGGAGTGATTCATGCAGGAGGAAGAGTTTTAGTCCCCTGTTTGATCCGGAGCTGGTTGCTGAATATGAGAAGGAACTGTCTGAAGAGGAAGAGCAGATCAAGAGGATTGTCCTGCCTTCGCCTAAGACACGAAAGATGAGGTATTCGAACCGAGATTCGGAGTCTATGCTGAAGTTGTTTGAGAAGAAATGCCCTCCTGCTGGCGAAAATGCGATTGTGATTTACACGACTACATTGAGGGGGATTAGGAAGACTTATGAGGATTGCAACAATGTGAGGTCAATTGTGGAGTCGCACCTTGTTCGTGTGCTCGAAAGGGATATATCGATGGATTCGGGGTTTAAGGAGGAGATAAGGGGGCTAATGGGGAGCAAAGATGTTAGAGTGCCGCTTGTGTTTGTAAAGGGGAGGTTGATTGGTGGAGCTGATGAGATTGTGAAGTTGGAAGAGGAAGGGAAGCTTGGGGTTTTGTTCGATGGGATTCCGAAAGCGCTTGTTGGGTGCCAAGGTTGTGCTGGAATGAGGTTTGTGATGTGCGTGGAGTGCAATGGAAGCTGCAAGGTTTTGGATGAGGGGCAGAAGAAGATGGTCAAATGCGATGAGTGCAATGAGAATGGTTTGATTCATTGCCCACTCTGTTGCTAA
- the LOC126796871 gene encoding LOW QUALITY PROTEIN: F-box/kelch-repeat protein At1g57790-like (The sequence of the model RefSeq protein was modified relative to this genomic sequence to represent the inferred CDS: deleted 1 base in 1 codon) — protein MYFHDSKFRKLYCDILESIAPLFYPEGSNYTCSNGKWLNSFPQFAALLISPVSPICLWGKLQLGVHHDWEWEEEEAQFVRFDFFYFTFAIRMSSIWFCFFSAVIYWLTETASTSTRRARNMTNEKFELQTWSELPKDLLEVMVSRLSLHDNIRTSGVCKSSVYSSKRWHLAANAMRVVNRPPLLMFCSRDGEKFKFYDPSQRRIQPVKFPQLVYSKVCCSKDGWLLLYNPTYIRAFFFNPFTQDEVKLPTYDLDHQIVAFSAPPTFTSCIVFTIKHVSSTSVNISTCRPGAKEMTTVQYQNRLPFVSSIWNKLVFCNDLFYCQSLTGWVGVFNPHERTWTVLSVPPPKCPDRFLAKNWWKGNFLSEKHGSILVIYTCSTENPIAFKLDEKNMVWEQLGNLDGATVFASFLTTLTNVNLPAIKRNSIYFSKIRFYGRHCISYSLEDGRCHPRNEYHDWGELEPYETIWIEPPESFAGLN, from the exons ATGTATTTTCATGATTCAAAATTCCGAAAACTATACTGCGACATTTTGGAGAGCATTGCTCCCCTATTTTACCCTGAGGGATCAAATTACACGTGCAGTAATGGGAAGTGGTTAAATAGCTTCCCACAGTTCGCAGCTCTTCTCATCTCTCCTGTCTCCCCTATCTGCCTGTGGGGGAAGCTGCAACTGGGTGTTCATCATGACTGGGagtgggaggaggaggaagctcAATTTGTAAGATTTGATTTTTTCTACTTCACATTTGCGATTCGCATGTCATCAATTTGGTTCTGTTTCTTTTCAGCTGTGATTTATTG GTTAACTGAAACAGCGTCAACTAGTACAAGAAGAGCTAGAAACATGACTAACGAAAAGTTCGAGCTTCAAACTTGGTCAGAGCTTCCTAAAGATCTTTTGGAAGTCATGGTGTCTCGTTTATCTCTACATGACAATATTCGAACATCTGGTGTATGCAAAT CATCGGTCTATTCTTCTAAAAGATGGCATTTAGCTGCCAATGCTATGCGGGTAGTCAACAGACCACCATTACTCATGTTCTGCTCAAGAGATGgtgaaaaattcaaattctatGATCCATCACAGCGTAGAATCCAGCCTGTGAAGTTTCCTCAGCTGGTGTACTCTAAAGTATGCTGCAGTAAAGATGGTTGGTTGTTGCTATACAACCCCACATATATCCGTGCGTTCTTTTTCAATCCTTTTACTCAGGACGAGGTCAAGTTACCAACATATGATTTGGATCATCAGATTGTTGCATTCTCTGCTCCCCCAACTTTTACAAGCTGTATTGTTTTTACCATAAAGCATGTCAGTTCCACATCTGTTAATATTTCAACTTGTCGTCCTGGGGCAAAAGAG ATGACTACTGTTCAATATCAAAACCGTTTGCCCTTTGTGAGTAGCATTTGGAACAAGCTTGTTTTCTGCAATGACCTCTTTTATTGTCAAAGCCTCACAGGTTGGGTGGGCGTATTCAACCCACATGAACGAACTTGGACTGTCCTTTCAGTTCCTCCTCCCAAATGCCCTGACAGATTTCTCGCTAAGAATTGGTGGAAAGGTAACTTTTTGTCTGAGAAGCATGGAAGTATATTAGTTATATATACATGCTCTACTGAAAATCCAATTGCGTTCAAGTTGGACGAGAAAAATATGGTCTGGGAACAGCTAGGAAACCTAGATGGTGCAACTGTTTTTGCTAGTTTCCTTACAACTCTTACAAACGTCAACCTACCTGCAATAAAGAGAAACAGTATCTACTTCTCTAAAATTCGTTTTTATGGAAGGCACTGCATATCATACTCACTCGAAGATGGAAGATGTCATCCTCGCAATGAGTACCATGACTGGGGAGAGCTAGAGCCTTACGAGACCATCTGGATTGAACCACCAGAAAGCTTTGCAGGACTGAACTGA